The bacterium genome window below encodes:
- a CDS encoding cohesin domain-containing protein has product MEHAKPGDVITLNILISEARNSLCGEIHLSYDQNLLSPTQDKLQPGNWPSQATSTLKNRVKDGRIDYAFGLRKPEEKDSGILGTIKFIVKKEGKSKISFLR; this is encoded by the coding sequence ATAGAGCATGCAAAGCCAGGGGATGTGATTACCCTAAATATTCTAATCTCTGAGGCAAGGAATAGCCTTTGTGGTGAGATTCATCTAAGCTATGACCAAAACCTTCTTTCTCCAACCCAAGATAAGCTACAACCAGGGAATTGGCCAAGCCAAGCTACATCTACCCTAAAGAATAGGGTAAAAGATGGAAGAATAGACTATGCCTTTGGTTTAAGAAAGCCAGAGGAGAAAGATTCGGGAATCTTAGGAACAATTAAATTCATCGTAAAGAAAGAGGGAAAATCAAAAATTTCCTTTTTGAGATAA